The genomic DNA caacaaccaacaacttcaacgacatcgacaacaacttacaactttaacgacattgacgacaacatcggcaacgacaacaacaacgacttcaCATTATGACTTTATAATCTCACAATTCATTAACAGGAATATCATCATTTAggcatcatattcatcaacatatacattcatatagatattaaatcatccaacaaaggtattcacgtcaaaccaagttagatccatcacaacataggttaaatactcttaaacatcttaattggACTCATAGTACACAAgttttgaagtttggagacaatccaTGAGTTTTGGGTTTacttagaaatagttatgcgaaattttcataaaatttcactaagacctcatTGGAGTATTTTTATCATAACTCAAAAAGCAAAAaccattttcaagtcaaactaaagccactggaaagctaacacaattatctaaaactttcatgtttacaccaaaggccaaatcaaaacagaaatgtgtgaaaaagacgcaagaatgCAAAAACTGAAGTCCTGACAGCACGCAAACGAAGGCACAACAAAACAGCCAACCATGAGGGGCTGTCTTGCTGCGGCCAGGCGTGGGCAGGCAGTAGCCAGTGACCTGCGCTGCAGCTCTGTGCagtcttgatttttttttccggtTTTACCATTTCACACGTAAAAACTCAACCGTTAACCCAATTCGCGTTTTATTCAACAAATCCTATTATATTttactgaagaaaaaaaaatcatattttcaaatctccaaaacagcttatcccataatcacttatttcccaaaaacacttaaaatcacttttattgaAATCTCAATTTGATAGGAAACATTACCTAGGGTTACTCTACAATCTAAACATCAACTTTCACATTAATTCATCGGATTACTTACACTTTCAAGaatcaaattgcaattcaaaaccctaacttcttttcaaaatcataacttcacaaattcacaaacaacaacatgctaaactcaatttcataATTATACAACCTAAAATTAAAGAAAGTTAATCACACCCTTACGTTAATTCAATGGTTTacctactctttcaacaatcaaCTTTGcaaattaaccctaatttctataacaaaacaacaacaaccattttaaaacctttttcagaatcatacaaccgttattagagaaagctagtctcacccttaccttagattagatgatcggactctacaagattgctcctcttctcacaagattcttctcttctctgacttctcactttctccctttttctcccaaaagaaGTTTGCACGTATTATCTTTTGACTTTCTAACCTTtctttttataaacctaacacaTTCTCCCTTATTCCTATTCTGCCCCCCCAGCCTCAatattctaattaattatatttctccactaaataataaaatatgggctactaataaatatcaatacacaacaaaaatatcacttatcaaaataaattgattaaattataaagggactctaaactcaatcaaataaataaataataaaatagggcatTACACCTGCGTCATCTCGAACACAAACCCCTATACATGTCTGATGAAAATGGTCCAAAAAAGTCGTGTCTACGTTGCATTTGAACCTGCCATTACTTGGAGGCTGCCACTGCGGGATAGCAGGTCATGTAAAAGGCCTTTGCTGCTGCACAGCTAGCTGCACAGACACAACAGAATGTTGAGCAGACTGCTACACAGACGCAGCAGAATGCAGTTGCTGATTGCTCGTCTGCTGCAGGTCAGCTGCCCTCGGAACATTGGCATGCTGCCAATCATCCACTAACTATCGAGCTCTGTCAACAACTTGCGCGCTATTCTCCGTTACCTCTTCCCAAATTTTGAGATTCCGATGCTTCCATAAACTCCAACAAATAGCAGAAAAACGTTGTTGAATATCCATAGACGAGTTTTGGAGTAAATAGAAAACTTTGTTGATAGAAGAGTCTGAATTCATTGCCGCATTTTGCACATCCTGCCACATACCAGCTGACATCCAAACTTGAATAGAAAACGGGCACTCGAACAGAAGGTGGTTGAGATCCTCATACTCATGACTACAACTAGCACAATTCGTCGGACAAGTAACACCTTTGTCTTGCAACCGAACTCTAGTAGGCAAACATCCCCTACACATACGCCAAACTAAGTGTTTAACCTTCGGGGGGGATCTTAAGGCGCCAAATGTCTCGCCAATTACCCGGACGATGAAGGTGGGAAACATCAACCAGCTCTTCAACACAAAGACGGTAAGCGCTACGTACTGAATAAAAACCGTTCCTATCCACTTTCCGAATAAGACGATCATTCTGAACCTGTTCATACAATGGCATATTCAAAATGGCTTCAGCAATGTCGTTGCTAAACACTTGCCTAATAAGAGGCACATTCCAAACCTTACCATTATGAGCTAGTAAACTGTTAActttaaaattacaaatatgGAAGCCTCCCGCTATATTACCATCAATAAACTCACCATTAGACAGCCATGGTGCATCGAGGATTGAAATTGTCATACCAGAGCCAATATTCCAGCGAGCCCCACCATACATAACTCAGATTGTGACCAATAGTAGCAGTGAGATAGGAATTATTCGGAAAGTATCTAGCCTTAAAAATGCGAGAAGCAAGTGATTGAGAATCAGTAAGAAATTTCCAACCTTGCTTTCCTAGCATCGCAAGATTAAAGGCAGATAAATCCTTGAAACCAAGACCACCATTATTCTTGTGCATCGAAAGCTTTTCCCAGCTCAACCAATTTATACCTCTGTGCGAAGTTCTACCATGACCCCACCAAAACGAGTTCATCATTCTTTCGATGGTAGTAAACAACGTAGTTGGTAAGTGGAAGAGACTCATGACGTAGGAAGGAATGGCTTGGAGAACTGACTTTATCATAACTTCCCGACCTGCTTTAGAGAGACACTTACTACTCCAAGAATTAATCCTTTGCCACACACGATccttaatataagcaaaagtggATGTTCTATTACGACCAATCATGGACGGCATACCTAAATACTTTCCAGTACACGGAGAGGCTTTGTttagcaagaaaaaaaattgaacttatggtggaataaattttaatttcatacgCCCtctgatcactattataaataaaagttgattttttaggttcattcaataaatgatgtatgtggttcatatatAGACtgcatacatcatttattgaatgaatctaaaaagtgaaattttattataatgatcggagggagtatgataGTCTCACTAAGGAATGTCCTAAAAAACAATCTTTTAaagatttataatttaaaaaatgtttattgaaaaagataaatagttcaattttaaatatgcaCCGATTTTTAtaaaacttactatttaaatATTATGAAAGAATTCCCTTAATACACTCATTGACATTTCACTTAAAATAAACAAGTTtgataacaattttttctcatatatatgtatatatagcgtttttttttaaagattatatcttattttatcCATGTTATCTTAATTGAAAACAAACCATTCTAAcaataaaattgtttattttctattgttttgttagGATAGAGACAATCTATATTTTGGACCTTTTCTATTAACGTTTAATTTGTATTGTACtccctctattttaaaatataagcaaaattcactttttaagtttattcattaaatgatgtatgtggtccatattataaaccacatacatcattaaataaatgaacctaaaaagtgaattttacttatattttgaaacggatgaagTAAATGTTAAGATGAGGACATTCTATATTAAAagagtcatgttaacttgtCTCTTTAGGACTcaagttaaaacttaaaaaatgaataattcaataaagacataagttaaaaagaaaaaatttaaagcttttaaaattaagaatacacaattttcaagattttagttttatttttgatttctcAACACTTgctcttagggtgtgtttggattaaGGGTTTGGGAGGGGAgggttcatttttcttttttaaactagagactatataacatgttttttataaaataaactaagtgtgattgaagtattatatgattgtttatcatgttaatatgtttacttttaaaaatatatttcacaatGTACGTAATTTAAAGATGAAaagtaaaccctcccctcccttcccctcctaaaccctccatccaaacatacTCTTGAGGACAAGTTAACATTCccctaattaaattttttaacttagAGAGTAAGTAGAAGGTCATTTGCATAGGTCCACCGATGAACctctatttttcttaatatgtgtaaaataaatgaatgactAAGAGTATAAGATATTTTGATAGAGACAAAATTGATTGACATCCTTCAATTTAAGAGATCACTAGAATAAGACTCGTGCAACGCGGCTCCAAATTTTAGTTGCGGTAGTTTGacataatttataaaatgaaaacagTAATCAACactatttgtcaaaaataataataataataataatcaacacTAAAAATACTATGAACAATTTTACCAAGACATACAAATTGTGTTGGGAAACCTAGATGTTACTCCCTTCGTCCTTATATCTAAGCatctttttgattaaaaatttgtctctaaatataaatctctttttaaattcttagatgcatttattattatttttcctaaacataaccctaattaataatactaacttgtcttaaaatatgaaaagtcaaatttaatacacatacaaacaaatgacaatttgataatattaacacacaaaatagacacattaattacggtaacaaatttttaagaaatgtgaaaagatGCAAATGATGTTTACATAAAAAGACATAGGAAGTCCATTTTAAAAATCCaggatttttaattaatttttttttccaatgatAGCTGGATTTCATataggaattagggttaagatcACTACAAAGTTAAGAATGTTTTCATGACAATTATTTCATAAATCATGCGGTAAATTCAATGCTTGGAAATACATCTttcgatcactattataagtaaaaatttatattatagacCATGTagattatttattgaatgaatttaaaatgttgattttttttttatataacaatGACCGAAGGAGGGTGtacatagaaaaaataaaatttatttgggagattatgtaacaaaattaaactttatttacaATATCcacgtgagtttaactcagttagttgggacaatacataaaatatgcaaaggttcggggttcaaaccccgaccactacaaaaaaaaactctatttaCAATCTACTAAACTCTATTTACAATCTACTTGCGGTAGATTGTCGATTAACTCGTATCAAACAAACCAAATTTGAGGTCTTAGCTTCCGCAATATTGAAGCTTTCAATCTTTGACAAGACTCATGATCGACTccagctctttttttttttttaaagatcgaCTCTAGCTCTTTATTTACTCGCATCCTCAAAGCTAAATATTTGTGGTATTTCATGTGACGACACTTGTTTAACCTATGATCAAATAGTGGAGACACGTTTACATTTTTCTTATTGGCTTATATTAGAATAGTACTCATTTggacacaaacacaaataaaattagggttaaatatatttttggtccctataaatatgtcaacttttcgttttagtccctctaaaattttcgttcaacttttagtccctataaaattttcaatcactacttttggtccctatttttaatttaatttttgtattttttaataaaattgtgcagaaatgtgtcaaatattctaaaaacaattcctaaaaaaaattaattttttttaacaaaacacaaattaaatatgaatttttaaccataaacaatataaaaattcatattttgttaaaaaattctgaattttttttggagtgattcttataatattttgaatttttctggaaaattttattaaataatatgaattctacatatgagtttactttaaaagagggaccaaaagtgaagattgaaaactttatagggactaaaaattgaaggaaaattttagagggagtaaaacgaaaagttgacatatttatagggaccaaaaacatatttaacccatcaAAATATTTGGATAAATCTTGTTCAGAAAAAGTATTTGGACAAactcaactaatttttttttttaaaagaataaaattaaatgatgtgattaaattattttttatttaatttatttcattttatgcgagtataacaaaatatattttatttgagattGTGTTCAGAGAAGACTTGCTCCATGCGagtataacaaaatattttttatttgagaagaGAAGACTTGCTCTATATATCAAGCCTAACCAAAAATTAATGAATAGATAAAACAAGGCAAAAACAGAAGTACAAAATTGAAAGTAGAGACAATAAAACCATACATTAAGTAATTAAACTACGATCACAAAATGCAACGACAGGACAAGATAAActtgaacaaacaaaaaacataggACCTGGATACTAATAAAAGTTCcaactaattaacaaaaaagacATGACAAAGACCACCTTAATGATAGatccaaacaaacaaaacaatgacAACTGCATATATCCTTAAGAAACATCAAGCAATTCTTCTAGTTAACGCCATAGACTCCAATCCTGTCCATAATATTGGCCACAGTCTCCTTGCTTTCTCTAAGAACTTTCACACTGCTGCTTAATCTTTGTCTCTTACCAGAAATAGATGGAGATTCCTCAAGCAGCCTCTCAACACTGCCACCAAGTTCATTACAAATCTCCTTCTGCAGATCATTGCTAATCAGTTCATTGATGCTAAGCATCAAATGCAAAGCAATACTATCAATGAGCCTCCTCAGTACAATCTTCCAATAGGCAATTAATCTTGCCTTCAAGTCAAAGGCCTGATTCAACACATTGATCGGATACATTATCAGATGATTAACTTTAATGTCATCAACTCCTTCTAGCTTCACAGTACTTGAACATCGATCATCAtccaaaacttttttcaaaaatgctTCTTGATGAGACATCAGCTCGTTATATTCCTGCAAGTACTCCGGATTACAAGTGTAATCCGTGTGCTTCTCCATATCAACAGCTTGCATCACATGTTGAATGGAATTGCTCTTCTTCTTAGCAATAACATGCTCCACAGCTCTACGAGTAGCAACCTGCAACTGGTAATAGTTTGCAGAGTGGCGATTCATGACCGAGATAACAACCCTTTCCAAATAGCTCCACACATTGTCAACAAAATTAGTTGGCATATGAGAAATGCCCTTCACTTTTCTCTGAAGTAATGTTAGAAAAGCAGTTCTTGGCATGAAATTTGGAAGACCAATTAACTTAGCTTCCTCAAGGACTACAATCTCTTCCATTAGGAAATcctttgtagaatcaatttcAGCACAGTTTTGAAGATCACTTACATATGAATTCAACATCTCCACTAACCGAGCAGTACAATGCATTTGTTTATCATCAGGGTATTCTTCAAATTCTCCCATTAGAAGAATCTTTCTCAAGGAATCTCTTGACAGAGAAACAATATGCAGAAAAGCAGACATAGCATCAGCCAATGAAGATAAATTGGGAGGCAAAATCTTTAACTCATGTACACTATTATAAAGCTTCTCATTGATCTTCTTAATTATCTCAGGCAAAGTTTTTGAAATAATCATAGCTTGCACATGAACAAGCTTCTGAGCCAAAACAGGAATACCAACAATGGATTTGTCAATCTTAGAAAGAAGTGAGTGAGACTCAAACAACTTATGCTCTTCATTTCTAGCTTCTTCATAGGATTCCTCCCCGATGCGATTTCTCACACAAACATAGCCCAAACCAATGTTAACATCATCAGCAGTTACTTTCTCCAACAAACCTTCAGGTGATTTATCAGCCTTTGTTACAACAGCTAATGTCCTCAAACCAGTTTTATCAACCATCTGTGACATCCTAATAGACTCACAAGTACTAAAATCAACAGTAGCAGAAAGAACATTCAGGATAATGCTCTCTTCAGGAGTTATATAGTCCATGATAATATCCTTAATCTGATCATAAATGTTATCAGGTTGACCATGAACAGGAACACGAGTTATACCTGGAAGATCAACCATTGTAAGGTCAGGAACGCCATTCTTCTTCACAATCAAAGTCAGTGGAGTGTTTGAAATCCCTTTGGCAGTTCCAGCAAGCTCTTCAGTAGCTGTGTTTATAGCATCAGAGACATTTGCTTCATCAGTTAAAACCTGTTTGCcattatactccaatacaagcTCTGGCTGTGGAAGCAAATGGTTTTGCAGCCTCATAACCAAAGGTACCCTTGTACAAATTCCTTGTCCACGTGGCAAGCTGATACCAGCTAATGATTCAAGGACACTAGACTTTCCAGATGATTGAtctccaacaacaacaatggttGGAAGCTGGATTCCCTCTTTGGCAATGTTGAGACGCCTTAGATTTTCAAGAGCATCAAGCACTGGACGTATCTTCTCATTATAAGAAGATACAATTGGTGCAATAGATAGAGGTTGAGGTTGATCAACATCAACATGGACTAATACAAGTGATGATGATTCATCAAGTTTGTTTGCCTTTGTGGAACTCTTGTTTCCAATTGTCATTTTTAGGACAAGTGATACTGTGATGGGATGCAAATAGTATAGTACTAAACCTTTGGTGAGATTGTGATGAACAAAGATTTAGCTTAAATGCATATTTATAGAGAGAGGAGAGCCTAAAGGGAAAACGAAATGAAATGATAGATTTGAGGGTAGTTTGGTATCTTGCACAAGGCTTTTCAAAGGGAATTGGAGTTACTTAGCCTTGCAGGTTAGTTGGGATTTGGGACCGGCTCTCTTTGAGGTGGGAATGTCACTACTCACTATAATAACTTtctctttactttttttcttttcttttttgaaaagctTCTCTTTACCTCTTACTTatagttattttttgaaaagtttctcTTTACTTTCTTACTTATAGTTTTGAAAATTGATGTATACACATTTGCTTAGCTCGGAAATCAAatgtaaattattaaaatgtccctcggcagttaactaccgagaaaaactttggcagttaactgccgcagaaacttcaatttttttttgacaaaaaccataaattatcattattaatatttattgattttaaatgtttcaatcattattttggtacgtttcaaacaattgtagtattatacttatgcatatatatcttaataagaattgtgaacaactatttgatatatgtataagtataatactgcaattctttgaaacgtaccaaaataattattgaaacattcaaaatcaataaatattaataatgacaatttatggtttttgtcaaaaaaaaaaaaattgaagtttccgcagcagttaactgccgaggttttTCTCGGTAGTTTTCTACCaaagttttcctcggtagttaactgcagtcgattccataattcggcagttaactactgaggaacatttgagtaatttacatgtgtttttcagCTTAAGCAAATGTGTATACATCAATTTTCTATAGTTTTACAGGAATGTTACTCAGTGTCCTTGTGATAATCTTTTTGatatttgataaaaagtttaaagtagtttttatttttattttagttttatgcATTCAACGTATTGAAACAtcgaaaacaatttttttatataaaagttatCAAATGTTGTCATTGTTGAATTCTTAATATGTACCCTTAAACAGATGTTAACAAGATGCATAATTATAGTATGTTCTTTCGTCTTATCTTTTATctttctgtcaaactaaaaggacataattgaaactttcgaaatttaaaagactaacttgataattttgtcaaactaaaaggaccaaaagtggTATTTGACCAAAAATTAATCACAACTTGAGTTGAGTTCTTAAACTGCAAAACAAAGAAACATGATATATACTccctcaattttaaaatataagctaaattcactttttaggttaattcatttaatgatgtatgtggttcataatatagaccacatacatcattaaatgaatgaatcaaaaaagtgaattttgcttatattttgaaactttatgaaccatatatatcatcaaatgaatgaatctaaaaagtgaattttacttatattttgaaacggaaggagtaaATAATAAGAGCATTCACAAtagagatttttatttttatatatttaaacgGGTATCACATACACAAATCTGAAACAAAATTCTTTAATAATTTATCAATAATTCTACAGCGTTACATTTTAATAGTAAAAGATATAAATCccagaaaaaaaatgttacatgaagCAACTTCTACCCAAATTCCAATAAGTATCCTTATTTTTACCTTCACAGTGGGAATACGGGACTAGATCTTCAAAATGAAAATCCTTCCATTGTGAATGATCAAACATcatcgaagaaaaaaaaagaaaccctTGTTTTTCATTCAGGCTTTCTTAACCCGTAAGAGTGCGTGGGAGAGTGGAGAGTTGATAGAAGTGATTATTTCTGCAAAGAAGTGTAGTCTTGTCATATGGGAAAGGTTTGATgcaaaagggagaaaaagaaaCTCAGTACAAAATGTGAGAGATTCCTTGTAGTGTACGTATGATAATTCAATTTGtcaaacaacaaaagaatatataaaataataatcagTCCAGAATGTCGTTTCAAATATTTAGAGAAAGATGGATTCATAACCGCAACAACCAAAGTTTTATATCATTAACGgctacacacaaaaaaaaaaaaaaaaaaaacaaagctaTAATATTCTATCAATTCactaacatataattttttttttttgagggatataAATATTTAGGTATTCCTCTATCTCTAATTATTTGACCATCCTCGtctcatatttttttctaactACATAAATCATATGTTTTCTCTATACATCTTCAAATCATTTAAGTTTACCTTCTACCATCTGTAATGATTCTCAAAATtgagaatgaaataaaattgataaatgtAATtggattatttatttaaaggtaAAATTAATAGTTGAGAACtcaattaaaatttatgttcTTGGTACATATAAACATTAAAGAAAACATAGAAGAAGATTAAGTCCTAAGACTAAATCATTACTCTACTAGAGAGTATCAAAGGGAGAGAGGAGagattttcatcatttttcttcCTACCATTCTTTCTAATTATTGCTCCCTTTTATAGAAGGTTAAGCAGATATTTTCTTGTGAAAATTACCCCTTAATTGTTGGATCAAGTGACACATGTCTCTTTTCTCTAATCAATTGTTGATTACACTTTGATGATTGAGTTTTGCTTATATCATAACACCATCATTAGTATTATAGGTGTTACCACAACTATATCTATAATCTTGTCATTTCTAATTCTATTTCTTTTGgtcttaccacacatccaacacaaaatcataatctttgttACGTTTAATTTTATTCGTGTTGATTTTTTATCGTATTCGATTTATGTCTTAGAAATTGGATAAAGTTTTGCGTTTGATGCCTAAATTTAACACAATTATCTCCTTTTACACATATTTGAGACCAACTATGGATATCACAACTAAACATAAGCAACATTAGACCACCATCCATGATGGGAGGGTCTTCTTTTTTGAAGACCCGATACCTAATAAATACTCTCATTGTGAAGTAAAAAAAACTAGGTACCTATTGGGGGGAGATGCTACATTAGATCATCTCTAATAGGAAGTCTCAAATTTGAAGACTTGATACCTATTAGGTATAAATTTTTTGGGTACTTATAAGACCCAAGATCTCAAATAAAACCTCAATCTTAATGGACCCcgcatatttttaatattaaaaattgaaatgtaatgatataaaattattgatagttgatCATGAAATTCCACTTAAGAAATTTCTGTGAGATGttactattattaaaatattataaatgagTGATGTGTACATAAGATACTCATTTAGTACCCAAAAATGGGTTTCTTCATTCAGCATGCTCTTAAGCACTCTCTTTTTATGTGGGACCGgtgtatttttaatattagaatattaaaatgaaatgatgtagAATTATTGATATATGATTAATGAGTTTCGTTTAAGAAATTTGGTTGAGATTATGGGTTGAAAAGATCGATTGCTTATTAGGTACTACGAttgaataattataaataaatgatgtgtaCACGTGAGACTCATTTAAGTAACCAACAATGAATGTCTCAATTGTGAACACATTTAGAGagataaaatcatataataaaataatatactttttaaaatattattattttagtataaGTGATGATATAATTTAAGTAAGTGCATCAAATCGTACTCAAGCAATAAAGTAGCAAGTTATCGTCTCAAAAGGGGTTGTCGTTTAACTTGATAATTagtgaaatttattttaaaagcaaataaaggAAGAGATTTGAGAGTTGGTTGCAGAGTTTTAATTGTTTTGCTCAATGCAAAATTaagttttgtttgatttagAAATGTAACAACGATTAGAGAATCCTTGTCATCCAAAATTGTTTGAAATCCATTTCTTGCTacctatttttcttcttttccccgagtgaaacaaaatcaaacttccaatgcatccaacttcttaatcaagaaaaaacaaaacataagatTGAAGATCAATTTTCTATTTAAGTTGATttagataagaaaaaaaaagataaaatataagaGTGTTGATGTAGATAAAACGAAGACTATTGTTTTTCTCACTCTCTGTCATTCTCGCGTGCTCtgtgttttttctaaaaatacccctgtgattttcggattttaaaatccgaactgagtttttcaccaattcggattttataatccgaaaaccGTAAAAAATAGGGCGtgttccttgtttttttttttttttttccggattATAGAATTCGAACAACCCCTAAACACCcattttttaagggaaaaacagttcggattatataatctgaactgtaTTAGCACAAATTGTGAACATGTTAAtttgtaacatggataatcattttaaggacaatattaatctttcTAACTCTTATCTTTCAATTTTGGGTCATTGTTAGCTGTTCTTAGTCAGAAATTCGATTTTCGGGCTACTTGATCGGATAGTTCCAAAACTTTCCCAGAAAATTAGGAAAAAAACAAGGATCAAGACTACCTTAGAAATGACTTCTTATGAGACTCCACccctcaaaatttaaaattccatcgtttagactcatttttcatttttttttaattattcaaattgttagaaaaatccgaatttttttaattagttttaatttatttttagatttttttgtggtatttttatatttttatgattttatttgacatgtttttagcattttttactttgttttttttaaaagaaaaattcaaaactgctgaaatgaGAGAAATTCTGATTGCTTATTATACATAAGCGTATTTCAGATTATAATATCCGAATTagtgaaaaatcattttagattttaaaatctgaaaaactcatatatttttgtaaaaatttaaaGGGCGCGGAAAAAAGGAGtaggatgaaaaaaaaaatagaaaattgcttttccgACATCAAAAAGTTCACATTAACACAAGTAAATGATTAAATTACCATCAAAAGTGATTAACTGCCGCTGAATTTATCCGACGGGAATTAACTACTGTTCCAAATATAcagctcaaaaaaaaaaaaaaattgctccaGCGGTCCGTGGAGc from Medicago truncatula cultivar Jemalong A17 chromosome 8, MtrunA17r5.0-ANR, whole genome shotgun sequence includes the following:
- the LOC11419981 gene encoding dynamin-related protein 4C, encoding MTIGNKSSTKANKLDESSSLVLVHVDVDQPQPLSIAPIVSSYNEKIRPVLDALENLRRLNIAKEGIQLPTIVVVGDQSSGKSSVLESLAGISLPRGQGICTRVPLVMRLQNHLLPQPELVLEYNGKQVLTDEANVSDAINTATEELAGTAKGISNTPLTLIVKKNGVPDLTMVDLPGITRVPVHGQPDNIYDQIKDIIMDYITPEESIILNVLSATVDFSTCESIRMSQMVDKTGLRTLAVVTKADKSPEGLLEKVTADDVNIGLGYVCVRNRIGEESYEEARNEEHKLFESHSLLSKIDKSIVGIPVLAQKLVHVQAMIISKTLPEIIKKINEKLYNSVHELKILPPNLSSLADAMSAFLHIVSLSRDSLRKILLMGEFEEYPDDKQMHCTARLVEMLNSYVSDLQNCAEIDSTKDFLMEEIVVLEEAKLIGLPNFMPRTAFLTLLQRKVKGISHMPTNFVDNVWSYLERVVISVMNRHSANYYQLQVATRRAVEHVIAKKKSNSIQHVMQAVDMEKHTDYTCNPEYLQEYNELMSHQEAFLKKVLDDDRCSSTVKLEGVDDIKVNHLIMYPINVLNQAFDLKARLIAYWKIVLRRLIDSIALHLMLSINELISNDLQKEICNELGGSVERLLEESPSISGKRQRLSSSVKVLRESKETVANIMDRIGVYGVN